A single window of Candidatus Rhabdochlamydia oedothoracis DNA harbors:
- a CDS encoding alanine/glycine:cation symporter family protein, translated as MTYKVFVWYLNQLDKWMWSYILFFLLIGVGIFFTIRLKGMQFRYLGYSLKLAFTRSDQDAEGDISQFQSLMTALAATIGIGSIAGVATAIVAGGFGAVFWMWMIALVGMATKFIEAILAVKYREIDKNGRMCGGPMYYLANGLQLRWLGVIFSICCLLATLCGGNLIQAHSIAIACTELIPCSVIWPGVIMAVLTAFVLFGGIKNIAKISGLLVPIMALLYIVSGLFILYVRYDRVWEGFLTIIQTAFTGQAAVGGFLGASVMMAIQLGAARGISSNEAGMGSAPIAAAAAKTDVPGRQALISMSGVFFSSFVVCTITALVISVTDVLGTIGANGEALNGVALVIQAFRIIPGGEFIVILGVILFGYTTIIGWSYYGEKSMEFLFKGLLQKSYRILFCFCVFLGSIMSIEIVWPLADIMNGLMTIPNLIGLIGLSSIACKEAQHFFQLLSQEKKAAFD; from the coding sequence ATGACTTATAAAGTATTTGTTTGGTATTTAAATCAATTAGATAAATGGATGTGGAGCTATATCTTATTCTTTCTACTCATTGGTGTAGGAATATTTTTTACGATTCGTTTAAAGGGAATGCAGTTTCGTTATTTGGGTTACTCCTTAAAATTAGCGTTTACTAGATCGGATCAGGATGCTGAAGGAGACATTAGCCAATTTCAATCACTGATGACAGCACTAGCTGCAACCATTGGAATTGGTAGTATTGCAGGGGTTGCAACCGCAATTGTTGCAGGGGGATTTGGTGCTGTCTTTTGGATGTGGATGATTGCTCTTGTAGGGATGGCGACTAAATTCATTGAGGCCATTTTAGCAGTGAAATATCGAGAGATAGATAAAAATGGAAGAATGTGTGGCGGACCTATGTACTATTTAGCAAATGGTCTGCAATTAAGATGGCTAGGGGTAATTTTCTCTATTTGCTGCTTACTAGCTACTCTCTGTGGAGGAAATCTCATACAAGCACACTCTATTGCAATAGCTTGTACCGAACTTATTCCTTGTTCGGTTATTTGGCCTGGAGTTATTATGGCGGTTCTTACAGCTTTTGTTTTGTTTGGGGGTATTAAAAATATTGCTAAGATTAGTGGTTTGTTAGTACCGATTATGGCTCTCTTATATATTGTTTCAGGTTTATTTATTTTATATGTCCGCTATGACCGTGTTTGGGAGGGATTTTTAACAATTATCCAAACAGCCTTTACAGGACAAGCGGCAGTTGGTGGTTTCTTGGGAGCATCTGTTATGATGGCAATCCAGTTAGGTGCAGCTAGAGGGATCTCTTCAAACGAAGCGGGTATGGGAAGTGCCCCCATTGCTGCAGCAGCAGCAAAAACCGATGTACCAGGAAGACAAGCCTTGATTTCTATGAGCGGGGTGTTTTTTTCTAGTTTTGTTGTATGCACAATTACAGCGCTTGTTATCTCGGTTACCGATGTTTTAGGAACAATAGGAGCAAATGGAGAAGCTCTCAATGGAGTAGCTCTTGTGATTCAGGCTTTTCGCATCATTCCCGGAGGGGAATTTATTGTGATTTTGGGAGTCATCTTATTTGGTTACACTACCATTATTGGATGGTCGTATTATGGAGAAAAAAGTATGGAGTTTCTTTTTAAAGGATTATTACAAAAAAGCTATCGGATTCTATTTTGTTTTTGTGTGTTTTTAGGCTCCATTATGAGTATAGAAATAGTTTGGCCTTTAGCAGATATTATGAATGGCTTAATGACTATTCCCAATTTAATCGGATTAATCGGCCTATCTTCTATTGCTTGCAAGGAAGCGCAGCATTTTTTTCAGCTGCTAAGCCAAGAAAAAAAAGCAGCATTCGATTAA
- a CDS encoding IS110 family transposase, whose protein sequence is MLKSYGIRLGSVGSKRFSSVVVKQIEKQEKSIVLSITSLLNTFDKVVEEVEKLDKEMLKLVSQDKEVQRLMTIPGVGPVTALTYKTEIFDPTRFNDSKSVGAYLGMTPKQYASGEVQRQGRISKCGSSELRSLLVEAGIVMLTRSKKWSKLKAWGLKIMRKKGMKKAALAVGRKLSVIMHKMLIEQKEFIYGEPKAA, encoded by the coding sequence TTGCTTAAAAGTTACGGAATACGATTGGGATCTGTGGGATCCAAAAGATTTTCGTCTGTGGTTGTAAAGCAGATAGAAAAACAGGAAAAAAGTATTGTTCTGAGCATAACCTCTCTATTAAATACCTTTGATAAGGTAGTTGAGGAAGTAGAAAAACTGGATAAAGAAATGCTTAAGCTGGTCAGTCAAGATAAAGAAGTACAACGGCTTATGACAATCCCTGGCGTAGGACCTGTAACAGCATTAACCTATAAAACAGAAATTTTTGATCCCACTCGTTTTAACGATTCTAAATCAGTAGGAGCCTATCTTGGTATGACGCCTAAACAGTATGCCTCCGGAGAGGTGCAAAGACAGGGAAGAATTTCAAAATGTGGATCCAGTGAACTTAGATCTCTATTAGTTGAAGCCGGAATAGTAATGCTGACACGAAGTAAGAAATGGAGCAAGCTAAAAGCTTGGGGATTAAAAATCATGAGAAAAAAAGGAATGAAGAAAGCCGCCTTAGCAGTAGGTAGAAAGTTATCCGTAATTATGCATAAGATGCTGATTGAACAAAAAGAATTTATTTACGGTGAGCCAAAGGCAGCTTAA
- a CDS encoding NUDIX hydrolase, with the protein MAKHLKQAVSGIIFCSERQKVLLIKRRDIPVWVLPGGGVEEQETPEEAVVREVYEETGLSVQIVRKVAEYSPVNKLTQLTHLFECSIVQGNLQTGSETKEIGFFLSSKPNLLPPPYLSWIQDASSHQKCVIQKKVEGVSYLVLCKFLCLHPILVTRYLLTKIGIHINT; encoded by the coding sequence ATGGCAAAGCATTTAAAGCAAGCGGTCTCTGGAATTATCTTTTGCTCTGAGAGGCAAAAAGTTCTTCTAATCAAAAGAAGAGACATTCCTGTTTGGGTTCTTCCAGGAGGAGGTGTAGAAGAACAAGAGACTCCCGAAGAAGCTGTGGTAAGAGAGGTGTATGAAGAAACAGGCTTAAGCGTACAGATTGTGCGCAAAGTAGCTGAGTACTCACCAGTAAACAAGCTCACTCAATTGACACATCTATTTGAATGCTCGATTGTACAAGGGAATCTACAAACAGGCAGTGAAACTAAAGAAATTGGATTTTTTCTATCCTCCAAGCCTAATCTATTACCCCCCCCTTATTTAAGCTGGATTCAAGATGCTTCATCCCATCAAAAATGTGTTATCCAAAAAAAAGTTGAAGGGGTCTCTTATCTTGTTTTATGCAAATTTTTATGCCTGCATCCGATTTTAGTTACTCGTTATCTACTGACCAAAATAGGCATTCATATTAACACCTAA
- a CDS encoding 3-deoxy-7-phosphoheptulonate synthase produces MKQIQILSPAILKKQCPPSKSAQDFLMQSKKKANAIAAAEDPSKVFFIGPCSIHDIDSAIAYAECFKKICTTLSNRCFLVMRVHLQKPRTITGWKGLMYDPYLDGSNDIQTGLLWSRRLLTTLAEMHVPCATEWLDPLSSCFLSDLITWGFIGARTSSSQVHRELASSLYFPVGFKNHTDGSLEDAIHGVLSAKEKHTFMSINQEGIACAFQSVGNPHTHLVLRGSYQGINYDSKSIKTALKKLAALNLPQRIIIDCAHDNCEKQFQKQKNVFESVLEQISNGRHEILGLMIESHLKEGNQILEPDKLEFGLSITDPCLNWEETAELISQANCVMC; encoded by the coding sequence ATGAAGCAAATACAAATACTCTCTCCTGCTATTTTAAAAAAGCAATGCCCTCCTTCCAAATCCGCACAAGATTTTCTTATGCAATCCAAAAAAAAGGCAAATGCGATTGCAGCAGCAGAAGATCCTAGCAAAGTATTTTTTATCGGTCCCTGTTCTATTCACGATATCGACTCAGCTATTGCTTATGCCGAATGCTTTAAAAAAATTTGTACTACTTTGAGTAACCGCTGTTTTCTAGTCATGCGCGTTCATCTGCAAAAACCTCGTACAATTACAGGTTGGAAGGGTTTAATGTACGACCCTTACTTAGATGGAAGTAACGATATTCAAACGGGGTTACTCTGGTCTCGCAGGCTTCTAACCACTCTTGCTGAAATGCATGTTCCTTGCGCAACGGAGTGGCTTGATCCTCTTTCATCTTGCTTTTTAAGCGATTTAATCACTTGGGGATTCATTGGTGCTCGTACCTCTAGTTCTCAAGTACACCGCGAATTAGCCTCTAGCCTTTATTTCCCTGTAGGCTTTAAAAATCACACAGATGGTTCTTTAGAAGACGCCATTCATGGAGTTTTATCTGCTAAAGAAAAGCACACTTTTATGAGCATCAACCAAGAAGGGATTGCATGTGCCTTTCAATCTGTGGGAAATCCTCATACACACCTTGTTTTAAGAGGCTCTTATCAAGGAATTAATTATGATTCCAAGTCAATCAAAACAGCTTTGAAAAAATTAGCTGCCCTTAATTTACCCCAGCGTATTATCATTGACTGTGCGCATGATAACTGTGAAAAACAATTCCAAAAACAAAAAAATGTCTTTGAATCTGTCTTAGAGCAAATTTCGAACGGTAGGCATGAAATTTTAGGATTGATGATAGAGAGTCATCTAAAAGAAGGCAACCAAATTCTAGAACCGGATAAGCTAGAGTTTGGTCTTTCCATTACAGATCCTTGCTTAAATTGGGAAGAGACCGCTGAGTTGATTTCCCAAGCTAACTGTGTGATGTGCTAA
- a CDS encoding IS630 transposase-related protein, with the protein MSLPLASYPLRSLPFLLGSEIKVYPSPETTQKTDLDLDELNTDLNRKTKIYDQEFKQKVVDAVNNGLKKKEAVKRFKVPYRILCEWTQHIKSDLNRKTKIYNQEFKQKVVDAVNNGLKKKEAVKRFKVPYSTLDRWTQHVKSDLNLDELNLDELNTDLNRKTKIYDQEFKQKVVDAVNNGLKKKEAVKRFKVSFRTLERWTQHVKSDLNRKTKIYDQEFKQKVVDAVNNGLKKKEAVKRFKVPYRTLCEWTQHIKSDLNRKNKIYDQEFKQKVVDAVNNGLKKKEAVKRFKVPYRTLCEWTQHIKSDLNRKNKIYDQEFKQKVVDAVNNGLKKKEAVKRFKVPYRILCEWTQHIKSDLNRKTKIYNQEFKQKVVDAVNNGLKKKEAVKRFKVPYSTLDRWTQHVKSDLNLDELNLDELNLDELNLDELNLDELNLDELNLDELNLDELNLDELNTDLNRKTKIYDQEFKQKVVDAVNNGLKKKKL; encoded by the coding sequence ATGTCTCTTCCTTTAGCATCCTATCCATTACGTTCTTTGCCTTTTCTTTTAGGATCAGAAATAAAAGTCTACCCAAGCCCAGAAACAACACAAAAGACTGATCTAGATTTAGATGAATTAAATACTGATCTAAACAGGAAAACCAAAATATATGATCAAGAATTTAAGCAAAAAGTTGTAGATGCAGTTAATAATGGTTTGAAAAAAAAAGAAGCTGTAAAACGGTTTAAAGTTCCTTATAGAATATTGTGCGAATGGACTCAGCATATAAAGTCTGATCTAAACAGGAAAACCAAAATATATAATCAAGAATTTAAGCAAAAAGTTGTAGATGCAGTTAATAATGGTTTGAAAAAAAAAGAAGCTGTAAAACGGTTTAAAGTTCCTTATAGCACATTGGACCGCTGGACCCAGCATGTAAAGTCTGATCTAAATTTAGATGAATTAAATTTAGATGAATTAAATACTGATCTAAACAGGAAAACCAAAATATATGATCAAGAATTTAAGCAAAAAGTTGTAGATGCAGTTAATAATGGTTTGAAAAAAAAAGAAGCTGTAAAACGGTTTAAAGTTTCTTTTAGAACATTGGAGCGCTGGACCCAGCATGTAAAGTCTGATCTAAACAGGAAAACCAAAATATATGATCAAGAATTTAAGCAAAAAGTTGTAGATGCAGTTAATAATGGTTTGAAAAAAAAAGAAGCTGTAAAACGGTTTAAAGTTCCTTATAGAACATTGTGCGAATGGACCCAGCATATAAAGTCTGATCTAAACAGGAAAAACAAAATATATGATCAAGAATTTAAGCAAAAAGTTGTAGATGCAGTTAATAATGGTTTGAAAAAAAAAGAAGCTGTAAAACGGTTTAAAGTTCCTTATAGAACATTGTGCGAATGGACCCAGCATATAAAGTCTGATCTAAACAGGAAAAACAAAATATATGATCAAGAATTTAAGCAAAAAGTTGTAGATGCAGTTAATAATGGTTTGAAAAAAAAAGAAGCTGTAAAACGGTTTAAAGTTCCTTATAGAATATTGTGCGAATGGACTCAGCATATAAAGTCTGATCTAAACAGGAAAACCAAAATATATAATCAAGAATTTAAGCAAAAAGTTGTAGATGCAGTTAATAATGGTTTGAAAAAAAAAGAAGCTGTAAAACGGTTTAAAGTTCCTTATAGCACATTGGACCGCTGGACCCAGCATGTAAAGTCTGATCTAAATTTAGATGAATTAAATTTAGATGAATTAAATTTAGATGAATTAAATTTAGATGAATTAAATTTAGATGAATTAAATTTAGATGAATTAAATTTAGATGAATTAAATTTAGATGAATTAAATTTAGATGAATTAAATACTGATCTAAACAGGAAAACCAAAATATATGATCAAGAATTTAAGCAAAAAGTTGTAGATGCAGTTAATAATGGTTTGAAAAAAAAGAAGCTGTAA
- a CDS encoding IS630 family transposase, translating to MLCIQHQSQAVCGWIKKGVQKTLQTSGKQLQLHFAGALCLTGMKIFTEEYKTVDADIMLDFFKKLEKQTEARIIHVILDNARSNKNKKLEEFLMSSRIKVHYLPPYSPNLNPIERLWKILKEKTVYNRYYETSVTFFQAIRGFFLEEIPKITDILKCRINDKFQVVLGKKLFLRET from the coding sequence ATGCTGTGCATCCAACATCAGTCCCAAGCCGTATGTGGATGGATCAAAAAAGGCGTTCAAAAGACTTTGCAGACATCCGGGAAACAATTGCAATTGCATTTTGCTGGAGCTCTTTGCCTGACAGGAATGAAGATTTTTACAGAGGAATATAAGACAGTTGATGCCGATATAATGCTCGATTTTTTCAAGAAGCTAGAAAAACAGACAGAGGCTCGAATTATTCATGTAATTTTGGATAATGCGAGATCAAACAAAAATAAGAAACTAGAAGAGTTTCTGATGTCTTCTAGGATTAAAGTGCACTATCTCCCTCCTTATTCGCCGAATTTGAATCCTATTGAACGCTTGTGGAAGATCTTAAAGGAAAAGACGGTATACAATCGATATTACGAAACGTCGGTGACTTTTTTTCAGGCAATTAGAGGATTCTTCTTAGAAGAGATACCGAAAATAACAGATATTTTGAAATGTAGGATAAACGACAAGTTTCAAGTCGTTCTGGGAAAAAAGCTCTTCTTAAGAGAGACATAG
- the fumC gene encoding class II fumarate hydratase, which produces MRKERDSLGEVEVPEDCYWGAQTQRSLANFAIGIEKMPMSLIRAITIVKLSAAKVNQKLGVLDPQKAKAIVSVCKEILKGDLDDQFPLVIWQTGSGTQTNMNVNEVIANRANVKLGGKKGSKEPVHPNDDVNQSQSSNDVFPSAMHIAAKLAICQNLLPSLQRFYRALEQKAKEFEKIIKVGRTHLMDAAPLSLGQEFSGYATQIKQGISAIENALNPLSELALGGSAVGTGLNTHPDYAKQVAEVISQQTQVVFVSAVNKFEALAANDAIVEMSGALKRLSCSLMKIANDIRWLGSGPRCGLAELILPENEPGSSIMPGKVNPTQCEAMTMVATQVFGNDTTITFAGSQGNFELNVFKPVMIYNLLQSIQLLSDVVRNFQDKCLSGIQPNKARIAYYLETSLMLATALNSVIGYDRAAKVVSKAHRENISLKEAAMQLGFLTEAQFDAAVNPNKMV; this is translated from the coding sequence ATGCGCAAAGAGAGAGATTCTTTAGGAGAGGTCGAAGTTCCAGAGGATTGTTATTGGGGAGCGCAAACACAACGCTCTTTAGCCAATTTTGCTATTGGAATAGAGAAGATGCCTATGTCTTTGATTCGTGCAATAACTATAGTGAAGCTTTCTGCTGCTAAGGTAAATCAAAAATTAGGTGTATTGGATCCTCAGAAAGCTAAAGCAATTGTTAGTGTGTGCAAAGAAATCTTGAAAGGAGATTTGGATGATCAATTCCCTTTAGTCATTTGGCAGACAGGTTCTGGTACACAGACGAACATGAATGTCAATGAAGTGATCGCCAATCGCGCCAATGTGAAACTAGGTGGAAAAAAGGGGAGTAAAGAGCCGGTTCATCCTAATGATGATGTAAATCAATCCCAATCTTCAAATGACGTTTTTCCTAGTGCTATGCATATTGCAGCAAAACTTGCTATTTGTCAAAATTTGCTTCCTAGCCTGCAGAGATTTTATCGTGCTTTAGAGCAGAAAGCAAAAGAGTTTGAAAAGATTATTAAGGTTGGTCGCACGCATCTTATGGATGCTGCTCCTTTAAGTTTAGGACAGGAATTTTCTGGATATGCTACGCAGATAAAACAGGGAATTTCTGCTATTGAAAATGCCTTAAACCCTCTTTCAGAGCTAGCTCTTGGAGGCAGCGCTGTGGGAACAGGGCTTAACACTCATCCTGATTACGCTAAACAAGTAGCTGAGGTGATTAGTCAGCAAACCCAAGTTGTATTTGTTTCAGCTGTTAATAAATTTGAAGCCTTGGCCGCAAATGATGCGATCGTTGAGATGAGTGGAGCTTTAAAAAGACTAAGCTGTTCTTTAATGAAAATTGCAAACGACATTCGTTGGCTTGGATCAGGTCCGAGATGTGGTCTTGCTGAGCTGATTTTACCAGAAAATGAACCAGGCTCTTCGATTATGCCAGGTAAGGTAAATCCTACTCAATGTGAAGCAATGACCATGGTAGCCACGCAAGTATTTGGGAATGACACAACCATTACCTTTGCAGGTTCACAGGGAAATTTTGAGCTAAATGTCTTTAAACCTGTTATGATTTATAATCTGCTCCAATCCATTCAACTGCTGTCTGATGTAGTTCGTAATTTCCAGGATAAGTGTTTAAGCGGCATACAACCCAATAAAGCTCGCATTGCCTATTACTTAGAGACCTCGCTGATGTTGGCTACTGCTTTAAATTCTGTCATTGGTTATGACAGAGCAGCAAAAGTTGTCTCTAAAGCCCATCGAGAAAATATCTCTCTTAAAGAAGCTGCAATGCAGCTGGGCTTTTTAACAGAAGCACAGTTTGATGCTGCTGTTAATCCTAACAAGATGGTTTAG
- a CDS encoding IS110 family transposase codes for MKHYIGLDVSMKRTFICVLNEQGKIVHEGSEKTDPDLLADDFSKRDFQEIVVGFESGCLSHYLVTGFRKRAIDPLCMDARKLSTILALKINKTDKNDARGIAEALRSGMYTRVHCKPQDSVEKSILLVSRRALIKQQTQKYCKGLA; via the coding sequence ATGAAGCATTATATTGGATTAGATGTATCAATGAAAAGAACTTTTATCTGTGTATTAAATGAACAAGGTAAGATTGTCCATGAAGGTTCAGAAAAAACAGATCCTGATTTACTAGCAGATGATTTTTCCAAAAGAGATTTTCAAGAAATCGTTGTTGGCTTTGAAAGTGGATGTTTATCTCATTACCTAGTCACAGGATTTAGAAAAAGAGCTATAGATCCCCTATGTATGGATGCAAGGAAGCTGAGTACGATTCTTGCTTTGAAAATAAATAAGACAGACAAAAATGATGCACGAGGAATCGCAGAAGCCCTTCGATCAGGTATGTATACACGAGTACACTGTAAGCCCCAAGATTCAGTAGAAAAAAGCATTTTGTTAGTTTCCAGAAGAGCGCTAATTAAACAGCAAACGCAGAAATACTGTAAGGGGCTTGCTTAA